In Lysinibacillus sp. 2017, the DNA window TCGTTACAGATTCAACTTGTGATTTAACAGATGAAGAAATTAAAAAGCATAATATTCATGTCGTTCCATTAACAGTACAAATTAACGGAGAGCTCTATACCGATCGCGTTAATTTACAACCAGATCAATTTATTGAATTAATGAAGGGTGCAGCAGAACTTCCAAAAAGTTCGCAACCTGCGCCAGGTGTCTTTAAAGAAGTATTTGATGAGTTAGGTAAAGACGGTTCTCAAGTAATTTCAATACATATGACGGGTAGTATGAGTGGAACATCTCAATCTGCAGCTCAAGCGGCGGAAATGTCAGATTCTGATGTGACAGTTATTGACTCACGTTATATTGCCTTTGGATTAGCATTCCAATTACGTGAAGCCATTCGTTTACGTGATGCTGGGGCTACAGTTGAGGAAATCGTAGCAGGGGTTAACAAAGTACGTGAAAATACGCGCCTATTTGTTGTTTTAGATACATTAGAAAACATGGTCAAGGGTGGACGTATCGGTAAAGGGAAGGCAGTAGTTAGTTCTTTACTAAACATTAAACCTATTGGACACTTAGACATTGGTGAAGTAACAATTTGTGCTAAACCACGTAGTTACAAACAAATCATTAAATTTTTAATGGGCGAGTTTTTAAAAGATACTGCTGGTAAAACAGTAAAATCTGTTGGTATTTCCCATGCTAACGCAATGGATACATTAGTAAACCCGTTAATCGAGCAATTAAAAGCTGCTGGATATAATGGTGAAGTTGAAATTGCATTTACATCACCCGTTATTAGTACACATACAGGTGAAGGTGCCATTGGCTTTATGTATTACACAGAATAATTTTCAATCGAAAACCATGGGACGAATCAAACATTCGTTGCGTGGTTTCTTTTTTGTTTAAATGTATCAAAAGTTATTGAAATTGAAGTCGTTCTATATCGCAATTGCCCTTAAATATCTTATAATAGAATAATAAAGAAATGAAGGGGATATTGTATGTGGTGGCGATACTTACTAAGCATTGTTTTAGTAATAATTTTAGCAGGGTGTTCAGTTACAATTGACCCGCAAAAAGATGTGAAAGAAGAAAATAACGCAAACGAAGAAAACAATGCGCAACCTGAAGTAAGTCAAGAAATAGAAAGTAAATCTGAGGAAAAATCATCCGAAGGTCTCTTAGATATTTTAAGTGATGTGTTTAGGCTTAATTGGACTTCTCGAAAAGATACGAATGCCCAGGATATCTACTATTTAGCACTTGGTGACTCGTTAACACGCGGTGTTGGTGATGAATTAAAAAATTACGGCTATACAATTCGTTTGCAAGAACAATTGGAAAAATGGCCAATGATTAAGTCTATAGAACTAGATAATCGTGGCAAAAATGGCCGTCGAAGTGATCAACTATTAGCGCTATTGCAAAAAGGACATTATGATGAGGAAGTTGAAAAGGCCAACCTCATTACAATGACACTTGGCGGTAATGATGTAATGAAAATCGTGAAGAAAAATTTATTTTCACTAGATAAAAAACTCTTCGATAAAGAATTACCGAAAT includes these proteins:
- a CDS encoding DegV family protein, giving the protein MVQIHIVTDSTCDLTDEEIKKHNIHVVPLTVQINGELYTDRVNLQPDQFIELMKGAAELPKSSQPAPGVFKEVFDELGKDGSQVISIHMTGSMSGTSQSAAQAAEMSDSDVTVIDSRYIAFGLAFQLREAIRLRDAGATVEEIVAGVNKVRENTRLFVVLDTLENMVKGGRIGKGKAVVSSLLNIKPIGHLDIGEVTICAKPRSYKQIIKFLMGEFLKDTAGKTVKSVGISHANAMDTLVNPLIEQLKAAGYNGEVEIAFTSPVISTHTGEGAIGFMYYTE
- a CDS encoding GDSL-type esterase/lipase family protein — protein: MWWRYLLSIVLVIILAGCSVTIDPQKDVKEENNANEENNAQPEVSQEIESKSEEKSSEGLLDILSDVFRLNWTSRKDTNAQDIYYLALGDSLTRGVGDELKNYGYTIRLQEQLEKWPMIKSIELDNRGKNGRRSDQLLALLQKGHYDEEVEKANLITMTLGGNDVMKIVKKNLFSLDKKLFDKELPKFMARYDEILKEIRIKNPDAPIIVIGFYNPFSIIVDEVTPFEPIISEWNAEIEKLAETDGNACFVPVEDLFTSNEDMVYHVDFFHPNSTGYERMTNRIIETMQSCNIEQMSDGLIGIEEWEHE